A window of the Deinococcus gobiensis I-0 genome harbors these coding sequences:
- a CDS encoding PLP-dependent aminotransferase family protein — MAGTGVRPLSREPLTLPGLLPPLPAEALHARVARTLRGAVSEGALPGGTRLPGHRALAQALGVSRNTLVDALAQLEAEGYVEARGRSGTRVLLPVLDLPGTGSAPAPRLPLSAWAERALAGQLEDAGGDYATDFRVGQPVPELYPARAWAQALARRAAQPLTGSGGDDPLGPLDTRRALAAHLRAERGAQVTPEMLMLTGGTQPALDALARLFLEPGRVAAAEVPTYPAALAALSATGAEVRGVPVDGGGLCPEALPPQASLLYLTPGCQYPTTVTLGAARRREVLAWARGAGAYLLEDDYAADLHHTGRAPTVMQGLAPERVILLGSFSKSLAPVTRSGFVAAPPEVLRVLAATRPLTDRFPGTLDALALADLLASGGYARHLRRARQALAHRHDVLLAALTNLLPGWQPRPARAGLHLYVTLPPGLSAPAAQAGARAVGVALSPVSGPGQAGVLLAYAHLPPEAIRAGVGRLARQFA; from the coding sequence ATGGCTGGAACGGGAGTTCGCCCGCTGAGCCGCGAGCCGCTCACCCTGCCGGGGCTGCTGCCCCCCCTGCCGGCCGAGGCCCTGCATGCCCGCGTGGCGCGGACCCTACGGGGGGCAGTGTCGGAAGGCGCGCTGCCGGGCGGCACCCGGTTGCCGGGGCACCGCGCACTGGCGCAGGCCCTGGGGGTCTCGCGCAATACCCTGGTGGACGCCCTGGCCCAGCTGGAAGCCGAGGGCTACGTCGAGGCGCGGGGCCGCAGCGGCACGCGCGTCCTGTTGCCCGTCCTGGACCTGCCGGGCACCGGCTCCGCGCCGGCTCCCCGGCTGCCCCTGAGCGCCTGGGCCGAGCGCGCCCTGGCCGGGCAACTGGAGGACGCGGGCGGCGACTACGCCACCGACTTCCGGGTGGGGCAGCCGGTGCCCGAGCTGTACCCGGCGCGGGCCTGGGCGCAGGCGCTCGCTCGCCGCGCCGCGCAGCCCCTGACGGGCAGCGGGGGCGACGATCCCCTCGGGCCGCTCGACACCCGCCGCGCCCTGGCGGCCCACCTGCGCGCCGAGCGGGGGGCACAGGTCACGCCCGAGATGCTCATGCTCACCGGGGGGACGCAACCCGCGCTCGACGCCCTGGCGCGCCTGTTCCTGGAGCCGGGCCGGGTGGCCGCCGCCGAGGTGCCCACCTACCCGGCGGCGCTCGCCGCCCTGAGCGCCACCGGAGCCGAGGTGCGCGGCGTACCGGTGGACGGCGGCGGCCTGTGTCCCGAAGCCCTGCCTCCGCAGGCCTCGCTGCTGTACCTCACGCCGGGATGCCAGTACCCCACGACCGTCACGCTCGGCGCGGCGCGGCGGCGTGAGGTGCTGGCCTGGGCGCGCGGGGCCGGGGCGTATCTCCTCGAAGACGACTACGCCGCCGACCTGCACCACACCGGCCGCGCCCCCACCGTGATGCAGGGCCTCGCGCCCGAGCGGGTGATCCTGCTGGGCAGCTTTTCCAAGAGCCTCGCGCCGGTCACCCGCAGCGGCTTCGTGGCTGCGCCGCCCGAGGTGCTGCGGGTGCTGGCGGCGACCCGGCCGCTCACCGACCGCTTTCCCGGAACCCTCGACGCGCTGGCGCTGGCCGACCTGCTCGCCTCGGGCGGATACGCGCGGCACCTGCGCCGGGCGCGGCAGGCCCTGGCCCACCGCCACGACGTGCTGCTCGCGGCCCTGACGAACCTGCTGCCCGGCTGGCAGCCCCGGCCGGCGCGGGCGGGCCTGCACCTGTACGTGACCCTCCCCCCCGGCCTGAGTGCGCCGGCGGCGCAGGCCGGGGCACGGGCGGTGGGGGTGGCCCTCTCGCCGGTATCGGGGCCGGGGCAGGCGGGGGTGCTGCTCGCCTACGCCCACCTGCCCCCCGAGGCCATCCGGGCCGGTGTGGGCCGGCTGGCGCGGCAGTTCGCCTGA